ATGGCGCCATCTACTGGTGAAAGGGAATAGCTGCAACTGCTCCATTCTAAAAGGTTTGTTTACCAAAATATTATGTGAAGAGAACAAAAGTACCTTGTTGCTTGGCTCCAACTTCAGTGCCTTCCTCAGAGTTTGAATGGCTTCTGTGTATTCCCCCTGTAAAGCTAGTAccttagaaaaaacaaaacaacaacaggaaattCAAGCCAACATCTATCACACACCAATAAAGACAGTGTAAGAAAAAGAGTGACGTTTACCTTGCCCATGCGGAAAAGTGCTTTTATGTTGTATGGCTGGTGTTCCAGTGCAGAGACACAGGATTTAAGTGCCGCGTCATAGTGGTCCAGTTTCAGCTGAGAGGCAGCCATGTTGTTTAAACACTTCACTCTTACATCCATCAGGTCACTCTCCTCCTCAGGAGTAATGTCAActgcagaaaaagaaatcacaagAACGaagagttttaaaatgatttgaacaGAAGATCATGTCCAATCAGTCTATTATTAAAGTTAAGGAACAATAGTTAAATATATTCCCTGCCTTTCATAATCTAAGGTGTtccacattctttttttaacacaaggCCCTTCTTTTATGGGGGGCAGATACTTCCAAAAATACACGATCTGAGTAAGCACAAACTCTTTGAGTGCCCCCACCTGTTAGTCACCCCCTATTCCCAATGCTAGGTGACACAAAACCTTTTCACTCTAACCCGACTCCCTCGCCCGCACCTCACCTTTAGAACTAGACTCTGTTATTGTCAAGGCAATGCTGTATGAATTCACAGCAAAAGCATAGTCCCCACGCTGGTAATGAacgtttcctctctctctcttatgaATAGCCAGGAGAATTTTTTCTGCAGGGGGCAGCAGCTCCAGGTCGGGGGCATCAGTAGCTTCTAGCAGTTCCACTTCTAGGGATAGCTCTGTGTTGGGGGGAACCTCAGGTTCAAGACTGGAAAAATTATAAGACACAGTCAGGTTCAGAAATCAGTCACTAGATGAGACACAATGAATTGATAGATCTTgaagagcaacaaaaacaactccATTTTGCTCAAAGTTAGATAAAAGCATGTCCGTACCTTCCCCGCTCACCATATGCATATTTTGCATCAGCCTGGACGAGGGCCTTCTCTCCCATTTCCATAAGCATGACTGTAAGGTCCAGAGCCTGAAAGAACAATATTAACTGAGGTCAGTAGGATAAAGCAAATTATGTATTACCTTTAGTGACTCTGTGGAATCACTCAATTTGAAACAATATGCCgaaatgtctttttctttttacctggATAACATCTCCATCTCCGAGAGTGAAAGAGAGGTCAGACTGCTCCTCTACAAGTGTCCCGTCGCTTAAGCTTGTTTTGAGATTAATCTTGACATTCTGTCCTTTTTGTGGCCGACTGTCTCGCCCTTTTCCTGCCTCCAGACCTTTTTCTTCAGCTGGTCATTACCTGGGGACAAACAAAGTCATATTCATTTCAGTGAGATCATTGATCACTGTCCAGTAAGTCTTGATAAAGACAATTACCACACCTTGGGTTCTTGCAGACAGGAACTGCTCATCGATATTAAAATGGTAAACTATTGAAACAACTACTACAGGAATATGTTCAGCTACAATC
This DNA window, taken from Eleginops maclovinus isolate JMC-PN-2008 ecotype Puerto Natales chromosome 9, JC_Emac_rtc_rv5, whole genome shotgun sequence, encodes the following:
- the fkbp8 gene encoding LOW QUALITY PROTEIN: peptidyl-prolyl cis-trans isomerase FKBP8 (The sequence of the model RefSeq protein was modified relative to this genomic sequence to represent the inferred CDS: inserted 1 base in 1 codon) encodes the protein MTEKEEIMDSSENHEITSSVKKSGQISLLDSGEDFEVLNEEDIDDEPPPLEDAGGGKGKNTDESERNNADTDSDPPGPVEEWLDVLGNDQLKKKXLEAGKGRDSRPQKGQNVKINLKTSLSDGTLVEEQSDLSFTLGDGDVIQALDLTVMLMEMGEKALVQADAKYAYGERGSLEPEVPPNTELSLEVELLEATDAPDLELLPPAEKILLAIHKRERGNVHYQRGDYAFAVNSYSIALTITESSSKVDITPEEESDLMDVRVKCLNNMAASQLKLDHYDAALKSCVSALEHQPYNIKALFRMGKVLALQGEYTEAIQTLRKALKLEPSNKTIHAELSKLVKKNSEQRGAEQALYKKMLGNPASSSGSSQKHRAKSSWGLSWKWLFGATAVAIGGVALSVVIAARN